The genomic DNA AATTCAGAAGCACGGCTTTAGTTGAATTTTGTACTAAATGGGCATATCTATTAATAAACCAAGAATATATTACCCTGAATACTCTGATGATAATGTGATGTAGATCATAATTCACTCAGAATATTTATGTAGTTTTGCTAAGAAATTTCTAGAATTAAATATACAGCTTTTTGCGGGTTAATAAACTGTAAAATCTGGTAATTCTACGTAAGAATAGACATATTCTACTGCAAACACCTCAGCAAAGCATTTTCCTATACAAGAATATACTTCTAAACATTTGATACCAGGAATCCATTCGGCTAAACTACCAACAGCTTTATCAGTGATCCCACAGGGTACAATGCGCTCAAAACCTGACAGATCAGGACAAACATTTAAGGAAAAACCGTGCATTGTCACCCAACGACTGACTTTAATACCGATGGCTGCAACTTTGCGTCCTTCTAACCACACACCAGTTAATCCGGGAATACGTTCCCCATGTAAATCATAATTTGCTAAAACACGAATTAATACTTCCTCAAGTTGGCGCAAATACCAATGCAAGTCTTGACGATAACGACGCAGATTTAAAATTGGATACCCAACAATTTGTCCTGGACAGTGATAGGTAACTTCTCCACCTCGTTCAATTCGATGCACATCATAGTCACTTTTGTCAAGATCAAATTTGAGAAATTCTAAGTTTGCCCCTTGTCCCAATGTGTAAACAGGGGGATGTTCCAACAAGATGAGTACATCATCTAAATCAGGGTTTTGGATACGTTCGGTAAGTAGCGATCGCTGCCATGCCAGAGCATCTAAATAAGCTACTAACCCGATTTGATATAAAAGACAGCGGTGTTGTTGGAGTTGCATACTACGAATCATTCTCAAAATCAATAGGGTAAATGAGCAAGTTTTTTTAACAAAAGCAAGAATAAAGTCAACAAATGTCAAGCAATGCAAAGGAACATCAAGGAAATATACTTTAGGAACAACAAAGTGCTAGTTTGAATATATAACCTCAATGGTGTTGGGAGGAATTATCTGCAAGGAGCAGCCAGCCATAACAATAGGAATAAATGGAATGGCTGATGGCATTTTCAGAAGTTGTTTACATCTATCAGGAGAAAAGCTTCTACTCAGGCTGGCAATTATATACACACATATACAGCGAGCCGATCACAGAAGAATCAGAGCAATTACTTCTAGATTCGTCAAGTTTGCTCTCACTCAGATAAATAAGACAACTAAGACTGATTTTCAGATACTTCTTTTGAAAACCGATTGTCTGGGATAACTTAGACACCAGCACAGAGATTAACAAGCTAAATCAAGGCTAGAGGTAGTTATAATAAAGATGCAGGAACTTAACAGGAAATACAAAAGCCGTAAATTCAAACCATTTCAAAATTTGTATTGGCGGCACTGATAGAACTTACCGCAAACTCTGTTCACACAAACACATTCACATCACACCAAATATAGAGCGGGAGAGTTTACATGAAGCTTGTCATTCACGGTAAAAATATTGAAATTACTGATGCTATCCGCGAATATGTGCATCAAAAGATTGAGAAAGCCGTTAATCACTTTCAGAACATAACAAACGAAGTTGATGTGCATTTGAGCGTAGCTCGCAATCCGCGAATTAGCACGAGACAAGCGGCTGAGGTAACTATTTATGCAAATGGTAACATCATCCGTGCGGAGGAAAGCAGCGAGAACTTATATGCAAGTATTGACTTAGTAGCAGATAAAATAGCTCGTCAACTGCGTAAATACAAAGAAAAACGACAAGAACACAAAACCCAGCCTATACCAACAAATGGGGCAGTTATTCCCGAACCTGTAGAAGATTTAATAGGCGATCGCACCCCCGAACTACCAGGAGAAGTAGTCAGAACTAAGTATTTTTCTATGCCACCTATGACAGTTGCAGAAGCACAAGAGCAACTACAACTGGTAGGCCATGACTTTTATATGTTCCGTAACGCCGATAGTGGAGAAATTAACGTTATTTACGAACGCAACCACGGTGGTTATGGAGTGATTCAACCCCGTAATGGTAACGGACATACCAACGGTAAAAACGGTAAAACAGCCAACGTTGCAGTATCAGAAAAGTCTAGTGTTTGAAGTGAGGTGACAGGTGACAGGTAAGAGTTTTACCCATTACCTATTACCTATTACCTATTACCTATTACTACGCAGCTAGTTGTTGCAACTGTTTCAAGGTTTCCTCAACGTGACCTTTAAAGTTCAACATTGAATCAAACACATATTGAACAACTCCGTTTTGGTCAATCACATATGTCACCCGGCCGGGGATGAAACCAAAAGCGGTAGTTGCACCGTATAACTTGCGGACTTTATCACCTTGATCACTTAAAAGTGTGAAGGGTAAATTGTGCTTGGTTGCAAACTTTTGGTGAGAGTCGCTAGAGTCTCCACTCACGCCAATTACCTCTGCACCAGCACTTTTGAAGACTTCATATTGATCTCTAAAAGCGCAAGATTCCGCAGTACATCCAGGGGTGTCGTCTTTGGGATAAAAATAAAGGACGACAGCCTTTTTACTGCGAAAATCTTGCAAACTGACCTTAGAACCGTTTTGATCAGGTAAATTAAAATCTGGTGCGGTATCTCCAATTTTTATAGCCATATTCAAAAATTCAACATTCAAACTTTACTTAATAAAATTTTACCTTGTCACTTCATAGATAAAGAATTTATGCAATATTTATGCAATATTTAGAGAATAACGAACCACAGAGACACAGAGAACACAGAGAAATATAATTGCTAGATAAATATTTCTTGTATTTCTTGATAACTGACATCAACGGGTGTAGGGTAGAGATTTATTAAAAAATTTCCTTTCAATTATGCGTCTGACTTCACTTGATGTTTTTCGTGGTATCACTATTGCGGGTATGATTCTTGTCAATATGGTAGGAGTTGCAGATGATAAATACCCTCTTTTAGATCATGCTGCGTGGAATGGTTGTACACCTACAGATTTAGTATTTCCATTTTTCCTATTCATTGTTGGTGTAGCAATGACTTTTTCTCTCTCAAAATACACACCAGAGAATAAACCAACTAAAAAGGTTTACTTTCGTATTTTTCGCCGTGCTGCTATTCTCTTTTTTTTAGGATTATTACTTAACGTTTTTTGGAATCAAGGCGTTTGGACTTTCGATGTTAGTAGTATTCGTGTGATGGGAATATTACAAAGAATTAGTTTAAGTTACCTGTTTGCATCTTTAATAGTTTTGAAATTACCTCGTAAAAGTCAATGGATAGTAGCCGGGGGATTACTAATATTTTATTGGTTAACCATGACATTAATTCCTATTCCTGAATATGGTGCGGGAGTGTTAACTAGGGAAGGTAATTTTGGGGCTTTTATTGATAGATTGATTATTCCTAAACAACATTTATATGCTTGGGATGATTTTAATTCTCTGGGAGATCCCGAAAGTTTATATGGGACAATTACGGCAACAGTTAGCGTTTTAATTGGCTATTTTACTGGAGAATGGCTTAAAGATAGAAAACAAGCCGATTCACAAACAAGTATGGATTTAGTATTGTTTGGTTTGTGTTTTTTAGTAATTGGCATTATTTGGGATGTAGCATTTCCTATTAACAAAAAACTGTGGACAAGTTCCTATGTTTTATTTAGTAGTGGTTGGGCTTTGATGTTATTAGCAGCTTGTTATGAATTGATAGAAGTGAGATTAATCAAACGCTGGAGTAAACCATTTGAAATCATGGGATTAAATGCGATCGCTCTTTTTATTGCTTCAGTAATGTTAATCAAAGTTACCGCCAAAATTAAAATTGGTACAGGTGAAAGTGCCATTAGTATTTACAATTGGATTTATCAAAACATCTTTGCATCTTGGGCTGGAACTTTCAACGGTTCATTTTTATTTGGAGTTGTTACCCTTTTATTGTGGTATGGGGTAGCGGTTTTAATGTATCGGAAACAGTGGTTTATTAAAGTGTAAATTAAAATCCTGTGGGATAGGCATCTTGCCTGTCCTAATTCTACTTTCAATTTATTCTTGTAATTCAAAATCAACCTTATCATCGGAAGTTTAAATGAACATCTCCTAAACTTTTAAAATTTTTCATTTTAGCTGATATGAGTTTAAAAGTCATAAACATCTCCTATATATAGTAAGTCTAGTGAATAAGTAAATGTTTTGGCTATTAAAACTAGAAATTACGAATTACCTGAGTCTGTAATTTTGCCACCATTTCCGCACGAGCAGAAACTCCCAACTTTTTAAACATTCTTTTTAAGGCTTGTTTAACAGTATTTTGACTAATCCAAAGTTGCGTAGCTATTTCCCCATTTGTTAACCCTTGAGCGACTAATTCAGCAATTTCTAACTCCCGTGCGGTCAGGGGAGAATCAACAGGTTTGGATGGTTTAGGTTGACTGCGGAGGGTAGCAATTTTGGCAGATAAATGAATACATAAAGCACTTAAATCAGCTAAGTCATTAGCATTAAAAGGTTCACTACCAGGATCACGGGCAAAATTTAAAGTACCTACCAAATGTCCATCACAAACTATCGGTCCAGTCATTACGTGTTCGTGACGAGTACAAAAATTCTTCCAGTCTTCTGGTGATAAAATTAGTTGTTCATGGGTGGGTGCATGACGTTCTAAAACATAGCTACCAACGGGGTTAGCTTCTAAACAAACCGCAGGAATTTCAGGAATTTCTATTGATGTTAATAACTCACTATCAAGAAAAGAAATACCCCAATGTTGCACACCAAAATGTTCGCCAATAGTATCCATTAGAGCTTGTTGTAATTCTTGCTCATTATCAATTTTGGCGATCGCTTCAAAAATGGCGTGGAGTGTTTTAGTCATAAGAGTACCCACTTGGGGACTATGCGAACTTAGATAATTACTTCTATCCTAATATTATCAACGATAAAAAGCTATTATCATTCGTAGCCAGAGGACAAGCATCATGACAGTTACTCAAATCTCTGCCCAAGAACTTTTCCGGGCTGCATATCAAAACCGTTATACTTGGGATGAAAATTTTCCTGGTTATACCGCAGATATTACTTATAAATATGAAGGCCAGGAGTTCACTGGAAAAGTTCGTATTGAAGCTAATCTCAAATGGGAAGTTACGGAAGTAGAAGACGAAGCAGCTAAAAAAGCTATTGATAGCCAAACTTGGGAAATTGCTGTTCACCGCGTCCGTCGCAGTTTTGAACAAACCCACGGTGAAAATAGTTTTAGCTATGGTGAAACTGATGAAACCGGTGCTGTAGAGATTTTTGTGGAAGGAAAATCAGCCGGCGACAAATATAAAGTTCGCAATGATGTAGTTAGTCTTGTTCATCGTCATATTCATGGAGTTGTTGTGACTATTAACACTTTCAGCATTCACGAAACTGGTGCAGGATATCTATCTCACACCTATGATTCTGTGTATCATGATCCTAAAACTGGAGAGCAAAAAGGTGGCCGCAGTGAGTTTACAGATGAATATGAAAAAGTAGGCAATTACTACATTCTCAACCGTCGTGAAATTCGCACCGAAACAGAAGGAAATATCTCTATTCAAGAATTTATATTCTCTAATCTAGAATTGCTAGGCTAGGCTTTTTTTGAATAGTAAATAATCATAAATATCTCTGATTTCTGTAGGGGTTTAGCATTGCTAAACCCTTATTTTTAATCAACTAACTTATGAATATTATCCTCCCAATTTGCCCCATCAAATGGCACAATTTCAAAATTACCAATCACATCCCCATCTAAACATCTGACATTCACATCAATACAGTCAGGATGACTGCGAGGAATATAAAAAGGATGAATTCCACAAACTTGACAAAATTTATGTTTAGCAATTCCCGTATTAAATTGATAAGTTGTTAAAACATCCTCACCCTGTAACAAAGTGAATTTATCCTTGGGAACAATTAAATGTAAAAATCCTTTTTTACTACAAATAGAACAATTACAATCATCAACTTTGTGGTTATCAACCTCTACCCGAAATCTCACCGCACCACAGTGACAACCACCCTCATAAATTGCAGGTTTCATATTTTTTATCATCCTTCTTCATCTGCGTTTATCTGCGTGCATCCGCGTTCAACTAAAGATACTGAGATAACAACCCAATAAAAACCCCAGGTATTTCCAGATGTGGTAAAATACCAGTCTCAGGTATACCTTGAAAATTCCTAATTACATCCTTATTTAAACTAGCTAATCTTTTTCCTAACTCAATATTAGTAAACTGCGCTGACTCACCCCAAAATATTACAGTATTAACTGTTAACTGGGGAATATATAAACTCAAATCAAAATAAAGATCACCCTTCAAAAAAGCTAAAGCTGCAAACTTAGCATCAGGTTTTTGTGCAGAAGTTAAATAAGCTTCTACTATTTCTTGAGTTAATCTTTCTGGTTTTGCAAACAGAAAACTTCTTAAAAAATTACTCACAGCAACTTCATTTTCTGCACCCAAACCATAAATTAAATCATCTAAAAACGGTGTATTAATTAGTGGTAAAGGTAATCTTCTTCCTGAACCTTGGCCAAAATCATCAAAACCAGAAGGAGAAACCAAAAACAAACCCTTAAATAAATCAGGTTCAGCAACAGCAAGACGAATTACAAAAGCAGCAGTTAAAGAAGAAGCTACCACCGTTACAGGTTGATTGCAACTTTTGTGAATAAACTCACTAATAGTATTCAAATAATCTTCAATTTGGTAATCTTTAACTGGATGATCAGAATCTCCCCAACCAATTAAATCCGGTGCTAAAATCCGATATTGATTAGCAAAAGCTGGATAAACCTTAGACCATTCAAAAGCAGAAGCACCACCACCAAAATTATGTAAAAATAACAAAGGTGGCAATTTTTCCACATCATCAATATGCCAAGGTTTAGCTATTTGGGTATAATAAACCATAGTACCCAAAGAAGTATTAATTACCTTTTGACCAAAACCAGGAGGATGGAATTTCAACATCATATATAAGTTATGAATTAGGAATATTATCTTTATTCAAATGCACAATTTGATTCAGGTTATCACCACTGATATTATAGGCTGCACCAAAACCAACCACAAAACGTCCTTGAGTTGGTGTCAGTTGAAAAATCCTAAAATCAGCCAAACTACGTAACACATCAATAATATCACCAAACCGTTCTTGAAATTGATCAACGATTTGCTGCCATTGTTCAGTTTCCCTGGCAATTAAACTTGCTTGACAATCAAAACTCAAGCGACGACGGGCAAAAATATTAGCCGTTTTACCTTCATCTTCAATAAATAAAACACTAACATCAGGATTAGTTTGAATATTAGTAGTGTGAGTAGATAAACCACTCACATAAATATAAATATTTTTCGATTCATCCATCACAAAAGGAGTATAACTAGCATTGGGAATTCCCTGAGCATTTACCGTACTAATAATAATGCTGGCAAATTCTTGAGAAAATTTTTCATACTCAGCTTGGATTTTTTCTAACTGACTCATAAACCATAAATTCCTATTTAGCTGTTAGTATATGATTATAATATAAAATTGCCGTAATCATAAAAAATACATTCATCAAACATGAGTAGTGACCATGAATAAAAATAATCAGCCTCAATCTAAATTATGTAGACTCATTCAAACCCTCACCTACTTTGAAGTATTTCCGGCTTTGAATTGGGTACAAAAC from Okeanomitos corallinicola TIOX110 includes the following:
- the lipB gene encoding lipoyl(octanoyl) transferase LipB, with protein sequence MIRSMQLQQHRCLLYQIGLVAYLDALAWQRSLLTERIQNPDLDDVLILLEHPPVYTLGQGANLEFLKFDLDKSDYDVHRIERGGEVTYHCPGQIVGYPILNLRRYRQDLHWYLRQLEEVLIRVLANYDLHGERIPGLTGVWLEGRKVAAIGIKVSRWVTMHGFSLNVCPDLSGFERIVPCGITDKAVGSLAEWIPGIKCLEVYSCIGKCFAEVFAVEYVYSYVELPDFTVY
- the raiA gene encoding ribosome-associated translation inhibitor RaiA codes for the protein MKLVIHGKNIEITDAIREYVHQKIEKAVNHFQNITNEVDVHLSVARNPRISTRQAAEVTIYANGNIIRAEESSENLYASIDLVADKIARQLRKYKEKRQEHKTQPIPTNGAVIPEPVEDLIGDRTPELPGEVVRTKYFSMPPMTVAEAQEQLQLVGHDFYMFRNADSGEINVIYERNHGGYGVIQPRNGNGHTNGKNGKTANVAVSEKSSV
- a CDS encoding peroxiredoxin — encoded protein: MAIKIGDTAPDFNLPDQNGSKVSLQDFRSKKAVVLYFYPKDDTPGCTAESCAFRDQYEVFKSAGAEVIGVSGDSSDSHQKFATKHNLPFTLLSDQGDKVRKLYGATTAFGFIPGRVTYVIDQNGVVQYVFDSMLNFKGHVEETLKQLQQLAA
- a CDS encoding acyltransferase family protein, whose translation is MRLTSLDVFRGITIAGMILVNMVGVADDKYPLLDHAAWNGCTPTDLVFPFFLFIVGVAMTFSLSKYTPENKPTKKVYFRIFRRAAILFFLGLLLNVFWNQGVWTFDVSSIRVMGILQRISLSYLFASLIVLKLPRKSQWIVAGGLLIFYWLTMTLIPIPEYGAGVLTREGNFGAFIDRLIIPKQHLYAWDDFNSLGDPESLYGTITATVSVLIGYFTGEWLKDRKQADSQTSMDLVLFGLCFLVIGIIWDVAFPINKKLWTSSYVLFSSGWALMLLAACYELIEVRLIKRWSKPFEIMGLNAIALFIASVMLIKVTAKIKIGTGESAISIYNWIYQNIFASWAGTFNGSFLFGVVTLLLWYGVAVLMYRKQWFIKV
- a CDS encoding LuxR C-terminal-related transcriptional regulator gives rise to the protein MTKTLHAIFEAIAKIDNEQELQQALMDTIGEHFGVQHWGISFLDSELLTSIEIPEIPAVCLEANPVGSYVLERHAPTHEQLILSPEDWKNFCTRHEHVMTGPIVCDGHLVGTLNFARDPGSEPFNANDLADLSALCIHLSAKIATLRSQPKPSKPVDSPLTARELEIAELVAQGLTNGEIATQLWISQNTVKQALKRMFKKLGVSARAEMVAKLQTQVIRNF
- a CDS encoding DUF3386 domain-containing protein; the protein is MTVTQISAQELFRAAYQNRYTWDENFPGYTADITYKYEGQEFTGKVRIEANLKWEVTEVEDEAAKKAIDSQTWEIAVHRVRRSFEQTHGENSFSYGETDETGAVEIFVEGKSAGDKYKVRNDVVSLVHRHIHGVVVTINTFSIHETGAGYLSHTYDSVYHDPKTGEQKGGRSEFTDEYEKVGNYYILNRREIRTETEGNISIQEFIFSNLELLG
- a CDS encoding GFA family protein, with the protein product MIKNMKPAIYEGGCHCGAVRFRVEVDNHKVDDCNCSICSKKGFLHLIVPKDKFTLLQGEDVLTTYQFNTGIAKHKFCQVCGIHPFYIPRSHPDCIDVNVRCLDGDVIGNFEIVPFDGANWEDNIHKLVD
- a CDS encoding alpha/beta hydrolase, yielding MLKFHPPGFGQKVINTSLGTMVYYTQIAKPWHIDDVEKLPPLLFLHNFGGGASAFEWSKVYPAFANQYRILAPDLIGWGDSDHPVKDYQIEDYLNTISEFIHKSCNQPVTVVASSLTAAFVIRLAVAEPDLFKGLFLVSPSGFDDFGQGSGRRLPLPLINTPFLDDLIYGLGAENEVAVSNFLRSFLFAKPERLTQEIVEAYLTSAQKPDAKFAALAFLKGDLYFDLSLYIPQLTVNTVIFWGESAQFTNIELGKRLASLNKDVIRNFQGIPETGILPHLEIPGVFIGLLSQYL
- a CDS encoding pyridoxamine 5'-phosphate oxidase family protein — protein: MSQLEKIQAEYEKFSQEFASIIISTVNAQGIPNASYTPFVMDESKNIYIYVSGLSTHTTNIQTNPDVSVLFIEDEGKTANIFARRRLSFDCQASLIARETEQWQQIVDQFQERFGDIIDVLRSLADFRIFQLTPTQGRFVVGFGAAYNISGDNLNQIVHLNKDNIPNS